Within the Bacillus sp. FSL K6-3431 genome, the region AGGCGAGCATACAGATGGTCATAAGTATGTAGAAACAGCAATTGAAAATGGTGCTGTTGCAGTATTATGGCAGGAAGATGCTCCAAATCCGCCAACACATATACCTGTATTGATTGTCGAGAACACATTGATTGCTTTACAGGAGCTTGCACGTTCCTATCGGAATGAACTTACCGCAAAAATTATCGGGATTACTGGTAGTAATGGAAAAACGACGACAAAGGATATTGCCGCATCCATATTTTCAGAAGCATATAAGGTCCATAAAACAGAAGGGAACTTTAATAATCATATTGGTCTTCCGCTTACTATTCTCGCGATGGATGAGTCAACGGAAATCGCTATTCTCGAGATGGGAATGAGTGGAAAAGGGGAAATATCTTTATTGACGAAGCTTGCGCGACCTGATATTGCAATTATTACGAATATTGGGGAAGCTCATATGCAGGACCTTGGTTCACGCGATGCAATTGCTAACGCCAAATTGGAGATCGTCGCGGGCCTTCCAAAAGGCGGGTTGTTAATTTATCCGGGAAATGAACCACTGCTTATAAAAAAAGTTAGCAACTTAAAACAATTCCGGACATGCACTTTCGGTGAGACATGTGAAAACGACCTATATCCTGAAAATATTGAATTAAATGAATTAGGAAGTCGTTTTTTTGTGCGAGATATAGCAGAGGAACCTCTTTATCTTTCGATTCCTGGGAAACATAATATATTCAATTCATTGGCAGTTATGCTTGTAGCCAAAGAACTTTCTCTAGAGGAGAATGAAATAAGAAACGGATTGAATGCAGTTAAATTATCAAACATGAGAATGGAATGGCTGGATGGCATCAACGGAACAAGGATATTAAATGATGCATATAATTCTAGCCCAACTGCTACTCGCGCAGTCATATCTATGGTTGAAAATCTGGATAGTAAGCGCGAAAAAATACTTGTGCTTGGTGATATGTTAGAGCTTGGTGAACATGAAATAGCTTATCATGAACAAATTGGTGAGGAAATTAATTCCGAAAAAGTTAAATATGTGTTTACATATGGCGACCTTGGAAAATATATTATAGCAGGAGCAAGGAAACATTTTTCGGAAGAGCGTATTTTTCACTTTACTGATAAAGAACAATTAGTGAATGGTATTAAAGAAATAATCAATGGGAATGAAATTATTTTAATAAAGGCATCTCGAGGAATGAAGCTAGAAGAAACAGTTGAGGCACTTACTGTCATTGACCAAATACAATAATTGCAATAAATGAAAGACGAAACAATTGGTCATAATAACATTAATTCTAACTGACCATGGTTAGACTTCAATTGTAATTGTAAACAATTAATGGTAGAATTGGCTTTATCGTTTACAATTTTTCGCAGCAGCTCTGATACCCAGTTTTATTTCTGGGAGAGACATATGTCTCAAATCGAGGTATTAAAAGGAGATTGAGAAGCATTGACGAAGTTTTCAGATTTAAATTTAAGTCAGTCAATTTTAAAAGCCGTTAACAGAATGGGCTTTGAAGAAGCGACACCAATACAAGCAAAGACCATTCCACTAGGGTTGGAAGGAAAAGATATAATCGGGCAAGCACAAACAGGTACAGGTAAAACTGCCGCTTTTGGTATTCCGCTCATTGAAAAACTAGATATTAAAGCATCACATGTGCAGGGAATTATCATTGCACCAACGCGTGAGCTAGCTATCCAAGTATCAGAAGAGCTTTATAAAATTGGTACAGATGCTCGTGCGAAAGTGCTAGCAATTTATGGTGGTTCAGACATTCAACGTCAAATTAGAGCGTTGAAAAAGGGCCCACACATAATTGTTGGTACACCTGGTCGTATTC harbors:
- a CDS encoding UDP-N-acetylmuramoyl-tripeptide--D-alanyl-D-alanine ligase, which translates into the protein MLKRTVKQLASMMNVKNDVSGFEGIQVKGVSIDTRNISQGNLFVPFKGEHTDGHKYVETAIENGAVAVLWQEDAPNPPTHIPVLIVENTLIALQELARSYRNELTAKIIGITGSNGKTTTKDIAASIFSEAYKVHKTEGNFNNHIGLPLTILAMDESTEIAILEMGMSGKGEISLLTKLARPDIAIITNIGEAHMQDLGSRDAIANAKLEIVAGLPKGGLLIYPGNEPLLIKKVSNLKQFRTCTFGETCENDLYPENIELNELGSRFFVRDIAEEPLYLSIPGKHNIFNSLAVMLVAKELSLEENEIRNGLNAVKLSNMRMEWLDGINGTRILNDAYNSSPTATRAVISMVENLDSKREKILVLGDMLELGEHEIAYHEQIGEEINSEKVKYVFTYGDLGKYIIAGARKHFSEERIFHFTDKEQLVNGIKEIINGNEIILIKASRGMKLEETVEALTVIDQIQ